The nucleotide sequence tccTTTGAagtttgatgaccagagtaaataaattattagaatgttttgactgaatttaataagaaattatttgaattagaaataaatgcatacagttagaaattttgaatgtattggcaaaataataataataataaaataaaataaaatttactcacaactttatgaaaatgattgattacaatatcccctattttgcaagtgagtttgaaatgtttgatccatggactacattaatgttccttattgggctgtgagctcattcccatttgttgactatttttcaggtacccttagttcggatgaggagtgatggctaggctgaggaatggtcatcattaggatttgacttaggattttatgttggattttgtttaactgttagttgtgttcatttggatcttttggtatttgaaagttatttggatattgatccttcaaattttatgttagatcaaagttgagttttggagattttgaaatttgttctagtacttgaattgtttaagtttataaatatttggacaattgatttttggatagtggatgttttagttttgaaattgaattttaaggattttagattttgttccgttactctgaacaggtattttggtaattggtaacttccgattacaagataattgtttgggtcaggttacattGTGAGActtcgggtttgaagtgtgaaatgaccgtcacacccttggagtgggtcttggggcgtgacagaacTAGCCCATATATCTTCCAAGAAGGATTATCCAAAGCCACTCTCTCATCCATTTCAAACATCCTTTCTGATTGGAAGCCTTTTCCACTAGCTCATAGATCAAAGCTAGAGCCCCAGCATCACGCCTTGAAGAGGATTCAGTACTGTTCCTATTATTCCACATCAAGTACCCTGTGTATGTCTCTGGAATTCCAAAGAAGTCTTGATTAGAGTAACGTACCATGAAAGCATCGAACCATATGATCGCTTTTTTATTAAACTGGCATCGCTCTTGGATTTCTTGAGCTGCAGCTTTCACACAAGTGCGGCAGGTGATAGTGTTGACATCGCCTCTGCGTTGGTAGAGACTGTAGATTTGGTTGGAGGAGTCATTGTAGAATTTATGGAGGGAAGCCTTAGAAGACACAGAATCCAAGAGGGAAGAAAGATTGGTTTCAAAATTGCCAGTGTCACCGTCTTGGCCTTGACAGAGGTGGTAATCGTAAATTGGTTGGCCATTGATGAAGTTGATAAGGTTGAAGATTGAGATTAAGATCATCAGTGGAAAGGCTCTGGTGTCTTGGATATCAAATATTCCTACTGATATCCTTAGGTGAATGAAAATCTAAAGGAGGACATACATGAAAGAAAATTCTTATAGCTAATTGCCTAATTGAACTGTTTGCTAATTCTATGATAGCATAAATACGACCTTCAATAGATCAAAGAAGCACATAGAGAAAAAGGCATTTTTTCAAGTTTGGGGATCTAAAGCACTATAGCAGGCCTGGCAAGAAAAACTTTTGAGGATGACTCCTTTTTAGCTACCGGCCAAAAATTGACTTCTCTCCATGGTGGGAGCATGCTAGTAGGAACTTGGAGTTTTCGAACATGGAAACTGGTAGACTTCTGttgctttttatatttttcagaaTCAACACTGCAAGAATTGAGAAGGCCAATAATTGAATTGTATTGGTGGTTGGAAAAGAAAGATTCAGCACAAATCTTTATCTTTTCGGCTGCCCACTAAGAAAAGATACGTTTGTTTTCCGAACTCTCCATGAAGGCTTCACTcttatttgattagaaacacGCTTCTCCCCTGGAAAAGACATATCACCGACCAACtgttttttcaattgaattgtTCCACATGTCTTACTTTTATATTGTCTACACATTATCATACAAACATGCCTTTCAGTTATAATAACTTGCATCCACATTTGTTGTCTATGGGTCACAAAAGACTTATCTAATGAAAAAGGACAGATATTAACTTTAGTTTTGATCTGACTCGATAACCCTTGAATCTCAAGTATGCTGCAATGAACCTCCGAACTAAACAGAGGCACTAGTAGATGATTGATCTGAAATGAGAAAACCTAACCCCGACCCGGTTGTTGAAGATAGATCAGACATGAAAGATCTTCCCACTGAGAATGGGGGTGCTGATGGTTGGGGAAGGTTGGCCCATTTGCTTCCAAGCATGAGAGCAACTGATGACATGGGAGGTCTATCATTGGGGTCTTCTTGAACACACAGCAGAGCAGTATGGATCCATCTGACAACCTCACTTACAGGACATTTCTCAACTAAGTTCCTATCTATAAATTCAAGTCCCTTGTCTTCATTCCACAGCTGCCATGCCTGTTGGCAAGATAATGGAGATCTTCataaatgggaaaaataaaGTAAGATCACAACATAGAGATGAAGAAAGAGAAGCCTACATGAGATAGAAGGTTTTGGGAATGATCCGTGCTATACAATCCACTGTTCTTTTTCCCACTCAAGATTTCTAGCAATAGAACTCCAAAGCTGTAAGTATCAGATTTCACAGAAAATAGTCCCTCCATTGCGTACTCTGGTGCCATGTACCCACTATTGGGAAACAAAATTTGAGGTACAGTTCAGCATCAGAATGGAGTAAAGCAATCAACAGCAGTGCTTAAAATAACTCAAAATgtaatttgaaataaaacacTGAGCAAAAGAGACATTGAGAACATCATGATCATGGGGAAatgccattttcttttcctctgcaATTTGCTTATGTAGGGGTAATTTTACTGAAAACAGATCTAAAATCTTTGGAaataatcacttttttttttttttaattaattgtttagTTTAGTTCAGTTTAATAGTTCAAAACAGCAAGATGACTTACAATGTACCGACCACTCTGTTGGTGTTAGCATCAAGTTGCTTGCTGCCAAAAATCCTAGCAGTGCCAAAGTCTGAGATCTTTGCATTCATTTCCTCATCCAACAAAACATTGCTTGCTTTCAAATCCCTGTGGATGATTTTGAGACGAGAGTCTTCATGAAGATACAGGATCCCCCTTGCTATTCCACGAACAATGGCTGCTCGCTTATCCCAGTCTAGTTCCTTGCATTTTGTTGGATCTGCCAGggagaagtttttattttttgaagaaagaaaaaaatcctaCAAGAATTTTGAAAGTAACAGAAGAAAGGCAACTTATTTTGAAATGTAACCTGACTATTACTATTCTAAGAATTGGAACCAGGTCCAACCTAAACTTTATAATTGATAGGTTCCCAGAGCATCCCTTTTACCTATTTGAGGTCAGGGCACACTTGATCTTATCATAGGCCTAAAATTTCTAATCTTCTGGCCAAGGAGTTCAATGCACATAGCCATCATATTTGATTCATCTTACTCAAGCCTGTGCTTCATCGACTATGAAGTGCTCTTTGCATACTCAAGTGGCCTTTTTAGCCTGTTGAAGCCCTGAATTTGAAACTATGGTGTTCCATGACAAggtttaaaaacttcaaactaGTTCAGTTGTAACCAAGCAGGCTAATTGGGGTTGGTCAAgactaaatcaaaatttccaGGGACTTGGACTGTGGATGAATTTGTAATGGTCGCAAACAAAAGCTGCAAAGCTCAGCTGTAATATTGGACAAAAAGACTTGAggttcaataatttaaaaattctaagtTTGTTACTcattaaaattcattaattgtatagagagaaagagagaggaagagcaaaccaaacaaaaaagcATCAAGACTTGTATTAGCCATGTACTCGTAGACCAGGAGCTTCTCGTCTCCCTCCAGGCAGCAACCCAACAGCCTCACAAGATTTTTGTGTTGAAGTTTAACAATTAACATAACTTCATTCTTGAACTCCTCAAGACCTTGCCCTGATTTCGTCGAAAGCCTTTTAACAGCCATTTCCCTTCCATCAAGCAGCTTTCCCTGACAGCATTCCAAACTTTCACAACCGAAGAAATTGTATTATATCTTAATAGCCAAGCACTACTATTTTTTCACATGATAGCAAGGTTCACAGCCAGCTCTTTAGGCATTTGTCTGGGTAACTCTCTCAGTTATCCTTTTCAAGGTAATTAAGATTTTGTctattctaaaaatcaaatgtcGTATTAATCTGTCAAGTGAACCCCACTTCCATGATCAAGGGTTTCAATATGAAAAACATATGTTTCTTTAACCTTGTAAACAGGACCAAAACCCCCTTCTCCAAGCTTATTGGAATCAGAAAAATTGTTTGTAGCAGCCAGTATGGTGGTTAAATTGAAGTAGTAAGTTTCTACAGTGTTGTCTTGATCATGCATATGCCCTTCCATAAAGTGTGTGCCGGTTGGACGGTCCAACACATTTAACAGaatttcttcacttttctgcTCCCCTGAATCAGTGCCGACACCAAAATTTAATAGCAATATTCAACAGTGTGGTGATTAATAGACAAGCTCAATCATACATACCTCGTCTGCTCTTCCTgctaaagaatgaaaaataaaggaagaaacCCAAGACAACTGCAGCTCCTGTAATTGCTGATACAGTGATGATCACGATCTTTATGGTGTTGTTTCCTCCCCCTCCTGCCATCTCATTATACACGTATATATAGTTAGAAATTTGTTTGTCATTCTTCAACAAACTATTTGATTATGATTCTCCAACAACCGCGTGGTTGGTGTTATGCATGGACATTAGTCATcacatttgaaaattaatttactgTTAGTGAGGCCAAGTTAGTTCTCTTTATATTGTCAAGGTCATACCAAAGCCAAATCATATCAAATCCTGAGAAGCATACAAATCTAAGGCCTTACTTCTTGAACCACTGTTTTCCTGAGTAGTGGCTTTGTTCCTAACCTAACAAATCTCTCCTCCAACATGACCGTCTTGAGATTTGAATTAATACTCTAGCAACATTAATCatatcatttgaaaatcaattggcTGTCGACGAAATTAAACTAATTCTCTTTATATGGTTCAAGTCACACTAAATCCCTAGCTAACCTTCGCCAGACTTCCTGAGGAGCCAATAGAAAATCCCAAGTTAAGAATCTCCTACTTACTTCTTAAAGCCAATACAAAATCCCAAGTCAGCAACACAACCTTACATGAATAAACTTCCCAGTTCACCGGTTTGAACATCAAATCCCAAACCAAATGTAAGGCCTTACCTTTCTTGAGTCTTCCCTGGACCCACGTGCTTGTCAACCTGACTAGCACCTCCCAACAAACACCAATCTGATGAGTTCCGTCAAGCTTAAATCTCAGACCTTGCTCCTAGTCAGGGTCAGCTCCCAATGTCTAATTTGGATAAACTCGAACCCACGTGCATACCAATCACCATTTATTCCAATCCCAGATTCCCCACCAACCACCTCTGCCAGGGCCAAATCCCCACACTTTTAAGCTCCTGGCCTTCATAAATATCTGTTTTAACTAGGGTAAAGACCAACCACCCGCTTGACTAGTCTAATGGTTAATGGGTCCTCTATAGAAATGATGTCTAAGTCTGTCCCTTACAAGATATGTTTTAGATTCTATCCAGATCCTACACTTGGTAAAACAATGGAAAAATGAGAGGAAATTagccaataaattaaaataaaaaataattttatagtttgtaaATTTGTTTACATGCTcctcaaaatagttttctttcattatagaactaaaaaaatgcataaatttcaaattaatttaatactcaatttttttattttggtattttttaggGATAGACCAAATAAGAGATTTCTGGTAATACTTTTTGACCACCCAAACGGAGACTTAACTCTGCTAAATTTGTGGGCTTGAACATATCTTTAACTCACCTGGGTTATCGGGAGCAGGCGCAGGTGCGGGTGGATCGGCAGAGACTTCATCATAGAAGAGGTACCGTTCATACCTTATATTGCAATTTGGACCCAGAACACGCCATCCTACCTTCTCTTGGCAACACTTGTCAATCTCCGAAGACAGCTCCACTAAACAGCTACTGCATGAAGCATCGCTGATATCTCTTGTACACTGCGCTAGACCATATAACATCAGAGACGCGTTATTTACGGACGTCTCGTTTTTTATGGAAACCATGTCTTCCGAATCTGGAGCTTCTGACACCAGCTTATACATCAAAGATAGAGCGCCCACATCCCTTTCACCGGAATCAGTTTTGTTCTTCACATTGTACATTATGAACCATGGAGAAGTGCTCATAGTTCCAATGAAGTCTTCATTAGAGTAACGTAACATGCATTCATCATACCATATGATAGCTGTTTTATTATTCTGGCACTGCTCCTGGATTTCTTGGCCTGCAGTTTTCACACAACTCTGGCAGGTAGTAGCGTTAACATCGCCTCTGCATAGATAGAGGCCGTAGATTTGGTTCAAGGTATCATTGTAGAAGGTGTAGGTGGAAGCTTTAGAAGATAGAGAATCCAAGAGGGAAGTGAGATCAGTTTTGTAATCCCCATCGGGTGTCTCAGTGCCACAAATGTGGTAGAGGGGTGATTGCCCATTGGCGAAGACGAAAAGGCTAAAGATTGAGATCAAGAACAATAGAAAGGCTCTGGTGCTAAACAAATCGAAACCCATCAAGGAAAATTGCAAGTTTGATGAAAAGAAAACTGTGTATAAGAGAACTAGAACCCTTCTTCTTTAGCCGTCTGGTGCAAGAGTTGAATTCTCTCTTTCCTCAGAGACGCTCTACCACAAGCATAGAAATTTCCGGTTAGAAGAACGCCCCAAATACTGATCTTTTCATCATCTTTCAAGAGTATAATTCCATAATTCCTTGCCACCATACTGTGTGCTTATCAGTAATTCGCCTTTAACTGGCCTAACACAGATGATTGACTTGACTTATGAAGTGCCTCATCACCCTGCCGCCCTGGTGCCCTTGTCTTCTAGCATTACTCTAAATTTTGAAGCGTACAggtttctttggaaaaaaaaaaatctgcttttaattttaaaaataaaaaacattttctatatatttttaaggattatttaaaaaaaaattaaattcaaaaaatattttaaattttaaattttttgtaaaagtatttttaagaacataaataaGCCCATACTTGTTCTATTaattagagttttatttttattttgtatgagtttctatttttaaaagtaaaaagatAAGAAGGGCATCCAAATGCCGccctagttaattaatttataatttttatgtacTATTTGTCACTATATGTTGACCCATTCTCTCGATGATccctagttaattaatttataatttttattttatatttttatgtacTATTTGTCACTATATGTTGACTCATTTTCTTGATGATTTCATCCATCTTAcctaaataacttaaattttattaatattatcattaatttgatgagaaaaatagaataataattaagttaCACACCTTGCACTTAAATGGATGAAGTTATAATTCTCTAGCAAGTCTTTTATCCATTTCTTTAATCCAATTAGGACCAAATTTAAGACGACTTTGTGTATTCAATGGTCTAAAATGATGTGATCACAAAATTTAGCAGTTTATATATTGAAAGAAATTTAGTACTAAGTATGTATATGTTATATAACATTTACAATACAAATGTAAAATTTTTGGTCAGTTTGAAAACTGTTCTCGAAAAGataaacttttattaagaaaataattatttaagaatttgtattgaaaaaaagttgttttctaaaataagacttaggtattttttaaaatggtctAAGTAACAATCAAAGATATGagaaatactttaaaaaattttgtattCCATATAGAGACgtaatatattcataaaaaataagtagatacaaccaatttttatatttaagttttgaaacaaaattttgtttttgagaacaaatgagaattatttttaaaaattctttttaaaactactttttaaaaattctttttgaaaatattttcaaagagtCCCTTATacattcttttgtttgtttttttttttttgtctcaattctatactaaatataataaaatttgtcaTGCCCCAAATTCTGGGCAACCTAGAACTCGACTTGTGAGCCcaagtcaaaggtttgaccctaaatATTAGTCATATCCATGCTAGCAATATATCAAAacattctgatttttttttcttttttaataaagcGTCTAAttctaaacaaatttattaagcTAAGATTTATTGtgacatattattttatttttccaaaaccaaTCACCACACTATCTCCTGTTCactagtataaaaaaaattccatcaaTCATCTTCCTacccaaaaaatcaaatatttacaataatctctaagtcaaaaagaatattttcaaaaatgttttacaaactaacaaagtataatttaacttacaaAAGTCCATATAACTCAAATTAGTACATGTAAAAAAggtaatataaataaataaaaaaacaatcattattatgtttcttttgttttttggaatACTTCATGATCTTCTTATGGTCCTTTAAAAActatatctgcatctaaaagttttagagaataaattaGTGAACAATTCCTCATTGTTCAATAGGGTGTTTTACATCCAAATAGGTTAGAAATTTTAGGtgaataaaaaacaatcatatgccaaaatataatattacatttaCATTATACACACTAAAAGAAACCCTAACCATACAAatttaaaccaatcaaaattatcattttccttattcaatcaTATGTCTAACAAAGCAACAAATTCTAaatttgcaaaataaataagtcattttaGTCTTGAATAATattgtggacctgcatttttcacgtgtgtccccactcgatcgacgATATTcgcttttattaataaaaaattaatttttggaaaagtcagagtcgccacttattttattttattttaaagggaaaataaaacaaaaaataaaaccctgaaaaatgactccatagtttttgaaaagcgtgtctttgaaaaacccgagtctaggtccagggatcaggttactaattgggaaggtacctctaaaaaggtagcacccctctaagccctataaaggtctctactaactaaattaaaggaaatgtggcaattaattggttaattaagggtacctaggtagactaagtgatttaaaaaaatagcatgTTAAACAAGAAAGTCTGATCATAAGAGATAGTCAAAGTACGTACTTGAACgacttctcaagcgctatcatgaaacatgaAAGTTAGCATAAAAATATAGCATACAACATGTGTTTCATCCAAGCGAATCCAACATCATGGCAATCAAGTATGACATCAAACATGGACATGACTCATGATAACATACACATTCATAGAATCTTAGAGTTGGGGGGCATAAAAAGCGTACTTGCTTAGCAGGCATCAACACCTCAATGGGAAACATGAGTAGCTTAACAATAAATGTAAAACAGATTCATGTATTTTCAAGAGGAATCAAGAATCAATCGGATATCAAATAAACAATATCGAAGAGAATATCATAAATGTCAGGGCCCCTCCAAAGCCCTAATCaattttgcatgagttgattctatgaattccattgtttggaatcatgaattttgttcatgcttgtggaaaatcacaaaaatagttaaaaaaaaaaaaatagtgaaagtgCATGCCCGAAGGAAAGTGGCAGCAAATAGCATGTTAAAATCTGGATTTTATACCTAGAAACTCCTaaggaattttaaagaaaaccaaagttattttgatggaaaaagattttgaaatctAGATTTAAGATGTATAAGATcacaaaatgaagaaaaagaaacattatGAGGAGTATGATATGTGGCAAGGTGGCCATGCTGGAGTGGGACCAGGGGGTATGACTAAGTTTGATTACTGATGGGCGCATGAGAAGGCCTTTGTAGAATGCTAATTGTCTGAAAAGGGATTGGCCATATTCATTTCAGAGTCGATGCTCactgtgatgtcccacatcggataagggagcaggttcctggcgctatatatgtagaggctcctcttaaccaagtagacacgttttaaagccgtgagggcccccttgggcccaaagcggacaatatctacatggttgggtgcgggtcgttacaaatggtatcagagccgatccctgaccccggtgtgggggtttgtttggccccgtaaggggtgtttgtctgtttggccccgcaatcccatgggacacaacgaggacgttgtgtctgcatgggggggtgtttgtgatgtcccacatcggataagggagcaagttcctgacgctatatatgtagaggctcctcttaaccaagtagacgcgttttaaagccgtgagggcccccttgggcccaaagcggacaatatctacatggttgggtgtggGTCGTTACACTCACTAGGTTTGGTACATTAACTTCATCATCATTGTCGCTCAAATTCAACTTTAGTTTCTCGGGATCATGATTTAAATCATCAACTGGAGCTTGTGGTGGAGCGGTAAGATCTAGTTCCTGATCAAATTTCCTGTGCTGTTGCTCAGTTCCATCAGTTGGAGATGCATTCTCAAGTTTATCAATATACTCAACTTCAGCTACTGAGTTGCTTTTCTGCATGACGATCATAAAAGATCTAAAAACAAAACTACTCTGCTCCTTCCACTTTCAGTTTCTGCAACCATTATTCTCCAATTGGTAAGCTACCACTTATTCCAGTAAGACTCAAAATTGGCACAGTGACTGTAAACTCATCTATGCAGTCCAGGCGAGTTACAACAGGATGAGGCCCATATTTCCTGTTGCGGTCCCCACAATGCTGAAATGACCTCACCACCAAAATTCATGGGACCTGTTGGACCTGTTGGAACTAAGAAATAATGACCCAGGTAATCATAATATCCTTTATACTCGAAGTGTCCCAAAGAAAGATTGGAATATGGTCATTTCGGCTATTCATGGTTGTGGCATCCTTTGTGGTGGCATCTAAGCATAATTTGCATGAAGTGCATGTGTTGCACCACTCCCTTTGTGAGCTCCTCATTCCCATTGACATTTGACACTTCTTGAGGATCCTTGATTTCAGAAACAGTCAATTCACTCTTTGTTCCGACAGAAAGGCTACTCTATAGGAGATGAGGATTTCTACTAGATCGAGTAGGAGAGGCATCAGGTGACCGCTTCTTAGTTATGGCAGGAACAACTATTACAATGGCTTTCTGTGATAAACCCTGGTCTCTACCAGATGGCTTTGGTGCAATAGCTTTATGAAGATATTTTTTCGATGTAATTCCATATTGACGACCTTTATAAGGGGGAGAGGGGGAACCCTCTCTCCAACCGacttccataaaaaaaataataaaaaaattccaaaattcaatccCAACTCTTTAACTCTACTTTAGTAAACTCATTTTCTGATCATTTTGATAGAGGGGGATGGAGAAAGTGGACAAAACAGACTCgcatttcttaaaaaataaaaaaaataaaaaaatcatgttttgacATGAAATGGATATATCCATATATCTCTTACTCATATTTATGAGATGATAAAATATGGCAAAACCTATACCAAGAATTGGTTCACGTAGGAATGGACGTATTGGTTCACGTAAGAGTGCGCGTAGAATACCAAAGGGAGTTATTCATGTTCAAGCAAGTTTTAACAATACCATTGTGACCGTTACAAATGTACAGGGTTGGCTGTTAGAGAATCCGCTGCTAGTCTTAGCAGGTCTGGGACTTAAGGAATCGAATAGGCAGATTGACTCATCTATGCTAGGTTTGCCACACATCTGCATAATGTTATACCGGGCCAACACAACTGAATTGGTTGAGGAAAAGGAAACCCCAGCCACCAAGCACTCCCGCCCCCAAAAGTGGAGACCGAACAACCGCCAGGTTGTTGAGGACACGTACACGTCAAGCAGTGGAAACAACAAAAGATGTGCTTCACTTGTTCCATTATCCGAAATTCAATAAAACCTCAAATTAGATTCTCCATACAG is from Vitis riparia cultivar Riparia Gloire de Montpellier isolate 1030 chromosome 10, EGFV_Vit.rip_1.0, whole genome shotgun sequence and encodes:
- the LOC117923566 gene encoding cysteine-rich receptor-like protein kinase 10, which produces MEGHMHDQDNTVETYYFNLTTILAATNNFSDSNKLGEGGFGPVYKGKLLDGREMAVKRLSTKSGQGLEEFKNEVMLIVKLQHKNLVRLLGCCLEGDEKLLVYEYMANTSLDAFLFDPTKCKELDWDKRAAIVRGIARGILYLHEDSRLKIIHRDLKASNVLLDEEMNAKISDFGTARIFGSKQLDANTNRVVGTFGYMAPEYAMEGLFSVKSDTYSFGVLLLEILSGKKNSGLYSTDHSQNLLSHAWQLWNEDKGLEFIDRNLVEKCPVSEVVRWIHTALLCVQEDPNDRPPMSSVALMLGSKWANLPQPSAPPFSVGRSFMSDLSSTTGSGLGFLISDQSSTSASV
- the LOC117923198 gene encoding cysteine-rich repeat secretory protein 38-like encodes the protein MGFDLFSTRAFLLFLISIFSLFVFANGQSPLYHICGTETPDGDYKTDLTSLLDSLSSKASTYTFYNDTLNQIYGLYLCRGDVNATTCQSCVKTAGQEIQEQCQNNKTAIIWYDECMLRYSNEDFIGTMSTSPWFIMYNVKNKTDSGERDVGALSLMYKLVSEAPDSEDMVSIKNETSVNNASLMLYGLAQCTRDISDASCSSCLVELSSEIDKCCQEKVGWRVLGPNCNIRYERYLFYDEVSADPPAPAPAPDNPEVVGGESGIGINGDWYARGFEFIQIRHWELTLTRSKV